In Thunnus thynnus chromosome 20, fThuThy2.1, whole genome shotgun sequence, a single window of DNA contains:
- the ankrd22 gene encoding ankyrin repeat domain-containing protein 22 isoform X1 — protein MGLVYSEPACQAAYDGDVHQLYELLTNNPKLLNVKEEHTGDTPLIAACRQGNRRAIHYLLENQADVHLTNKKQRTCLHYVSKKTFSALDYLMICVLMPILLLGYFLMLQKQREHAAVMEELLSSSVNVDAVDYKGNTALHYVCQRKSHRLVPLLLHRNAAADVKNNDGETPLDIATRLKFTKIICLLKKTQ, from the exons CCGGCCTGTCAGGCGGCGTATGACGGAGACGTCCATCAGCTGTACGAGCTGCTGACGAACAACCCGAAGCTCCTGAACGTGAAGGAGGAACACACCGGAGACACGCCCCTCATCGCCGCCTGTCGCCAAGGCAACCGGAGGGCAATACACTACCTGCTGGAAAACCAGGCCGACGTCCACCTGACCAATAAG aagCAGAGGACGTGTCTTCACTACGTCTCCAAGAAGACGTTCTCTGCGTTGGATTATCTGATGATCTGCGTCCTGATGCCCATCCTGCTGCTGGGATACTTCCTCATG ttacaGAAGCAGAGGGAGCACGCAGCTgtgatggaggagctgctgagCAGCAGCGTCAACGTCGACGCTGTCGACTAC AAAGGAAACACGGCTCTTCACTACGTGTGTCAGAGGAAAAGTCATCGTCTggttcctctgctgctgcacagaaacGCCGCCGCCGACGTCAAGAACAAC GACGGAGAGACGCCGCTGGACATCGCCACCAGACTGAAGTTCACCAAGATCATCTGTCTGCTGAAGAAGACCCAGTGA
- the ankrd22 gene encoding ankyrin repeat domain-containing protein 22 isoform X2: MGLVYSEPACQAAYDGDVHQLYELLTNNPKLLNVKEEHTGDTPLIAACRQGNRRAIHYLLENQADVHLTNKQRTCLHYVSKKTFSALDYLMICVLMPILLLGYFLMLQKQREHAAVMEELLSSSVNVDAVDYKGNTALHYVCQRKSHRLVPLLLHRNAAADVKNNDGETPLDIATRLKFTKIICLLKKTQ; the protein is encoded by the exons CCGGCCTGTCAGGCGGCGTATGACGGAGACGTCCATCAGCTGTACGAGCTGCTGACGAACAACCCGAAGCTCCTGAACGTGAAGGAGGAACACACCGGAGACACGCCCCTCATCGCCGCCTGTCGCCAAGGCAACCGGAGGGCAATACACTACCTGCTGGAAAACCAGGCCGACGTCCACCTGACCAATAAG CAGAGGACGTGTCTTCACTACGTCTCCAAGAAGACGTTCTCTGCGTTGGATTATCTGATGATCTGCGTCCTGATGCCCATCCTGCTGCTGGGATACTTCCTCATG ttacaGAAGCAGAGGGAGCACGCAGCTgtgatggaggagctgctgagCAGCAGCGTCAACGTCGACGCTGTCGACTAC AAAGGAAACACGGCTCTTCACTACGTGTGTCAGAGGAAAAGTCATCGTCTggttcctctgctgctgcacagaaacGCCGCCGCCGACGTCAAGAACAAC GACGGAGAGACGCCGCTGGACATCGCCACCAGACTGAAGTTCACCAAGATCATCTGTCTGCTGAAGAAGACCCAGTGA